The following are from one region of the Gloeomargarita lithophora Alchichica-D10 genome:
- a CDS encoding ABC transporter ATP-binding protein has protein sequence MLKIERLYKSHQKRPVLQGIDLEIKSGEIYGLLGPNGAGKTTLINIICHLLNADQGQVYIAGQTWRPQHRYLLGISPQKNLLYQSLTCGEHLYFFGRIYGVPERELPRRVKQCLTLVGLASRADSLAENLSGGMQKRLNIAIALIHQPKLLILDEPTASLDIESRFEVWQLIRQCQQQGMTLLLTTHLLEEAERMCDRIGILKQGKLAAEGSLPSLQTLIQAAEILSIQTPTPKVAIERAQSLGWPIRYYHQDLLFWVPETLELNQIIHLFAGISLTSVARQPVRLEHIYLEIMHGDSPPTKIPQLSPGEG, from the coding sequence AATTGATTTAGAAATTAAATCCGGGGAAATCTACGGACTACTCGGCCCAAATGGTGCCGGGAAAACCACCTTAATCAATATCATTTGTCACCTGTTAAACGCTGACCAAGGACAAGTGTATATTGCCGGTCAAACCTGGCGACCCCAACACCGTTATCTTTTGGGAATTTCACCTCAAAAAAATTTGTTATATCAGAGTTTGACCTGCGGGGAACATCTCTATTTTTTTGGTCGGATTTATGGCGTACCAGAGCGGGAATTACCCCGGCGGGTGAAGCAATGTTTAACTCTGGTGGGATTAGCATCACGGGCGGATAGTTTGGCGGAAAATTTGAGCGGGGGGATGCAAAAGCGATTGAATATTGCCATTGCCCTCATTCATCAACCTAAGCTCTTAATTTTGGATGAACCGACCGCTAGTTTGGATATTGAATCCCGGTTTGAGGTCTGGCAGTTGATTCGCCAGTGTCAACAGCAGGGGATGACGCTTCTCCTCACCACCCATTTACTCGAAGAAGCGGAACGAATGTGTGACCGGATTGGCATTTTGAAACAGGGGAAATTGGCCGCTGAAGGAAGTTTACCGTCCTTACAAACCCTGATCCAGGCCGCTGAAATTTTATCCATTCAAACCCCTACGCCAAAAGTAGCCATTGAACGGGCGCAGAGTTTGGGCTGGCCGATTCGCTATTACCATCAGGATTTGCTTTTTTGGGTGCCGGAGACTTTGGAATTAAATCAAATTATCCATCTATTTGCGGGTATTTCCCTGACTTCTGTTGCTCGTCAACCGGTGCGTTTGGAGCATATTTATTTAGAAATTATGCACGGGGATTCCCCGCCCACAAAAATCCCCCAGCTATCGCCAGGGGAAGGGTAA